In the Taeniopygia guttata chromosome 12, bTaeGut7.mat, whole genome shotgun sequence genome, one interval contains:
- the GPX1 gene encoding glutathione peroxidase 1 (The RefSeq protein has 1 substitution compared to this genomic sequence), translating to MAAAGAGAGAARLAELSAKPLGAAKPLSLGSLRGKVLLVVNVASLUGTTTRDFLQLNELQQRYGPRGLQVLGFPCNQFGHQENGTNDEILPMLEHVRPGNGYKPNFTMFEKCEVNGKDAHPLFTFLKEALPFPHDDPSSLMTNPQYIIWSPVCRNDIAWNFEKFLIGPDGVPFKRYSRRFETIKIQDDIELLLQKVA from the exons atggcggcggcgggagcagGCGCGGGCGCGGCGAGGCTGGCGGAGCTGTCGGCGAAGCCCCTGGGCGCGGCGAAGCCGCTCTCGCTGGGCTCGCTGCGGGGCAAGGTGCTGCTGGTGGTCAATGTGGCGTCGCTCTGAGGCACGACAACGCGCGACTTCCTGCAGCTCAACGAGCTGCAGCAGCGCTACGGCCCCCGCGGGCTCCAGGTCCTCGGCTTCCCCTGCAACCAGTTCGGTCACCAG GAAAACGGCACCAACGATGAGATCCTTCCCATGCTTGAGCACGTTCGTCCTGGCAACGGGTACAAGCCTAATTTCACCATGTTCGAGAAGTGCGAGGTGAACGGGAAGGATGCGCACCCCCTGTTCACCTTCCTGAAAGAGGCGCTGCCCTTCCCGCACGACGACCCCTCCTCGCTGATGACCAACCCGCAGTACATCATCTGGTCCCCGGTGTGCCGCAACGACATCGCCTGGAACTTCGAGAAGTTCCTCATTGGCCCCGACGGTGTGCCCTTCAAACGCTACAGCCGGCGTTTCGAAACCATCAAGATCCAGGACGACATTGAGTTGCTTCTGCAGAAGGTTGCCTAG